In Prunus dulcis chromosome 1, ALMONDv2, whole genome shotgun sequence, the following are encoded in one genomic region:
- the LOC117615110 gene encoding uncharacterized protein LOC117615110 isoform X1 has product MDDAEGRREEKKTREGMIISTGLKTVVEAIHASPTQSVLYLSGGASQAVAWLLSVPGASSTVLEAVVPYSRMSMIQLLGKIPNQFCSSHTAEEMALLAYNRALKLSSPGYPVVGVGFTGTLATSRPKLGEHRLHLSTRTSDRLWVSTVTLSKGLRNREEEDMVASNLLLKAIANACKVPGTFVSELTDSEVPDECEKQFSEDEELEQLINGQICFKVYPFSSEPHMSTAERKIILSGSFNPLHEGHMKLLEVATSLCGNSYPCFEISAVNADKPPLSTSQIKDRVKQFENIGKTVIISNQPYFYKKAEVFPGSAFVIGADTAARLINPKYYDGNYKKMLEILIGCKKTGSTFLVGGRNVDGVFKVLEDFDIPEELRDMFISIPEEKFRMDLSSTEIRKRLEK; this is encoded by the exons atGGATGATgctgaaggaagaagagaggagaagaaaacgAGGGAAGGTATGATAATCAGTACGGGACTGAAAACAGTAGTGGAAGCCATTCACGCAAGCCCCACGCAGTCCGTCCTCTATCTCTCTGGTGGAGCCTCtcag GCTGTTGCGTGGCTGCTATCCGTTCCTGGAGCCTCAAGCACAGTCCTCGAAGCCGTGGTGCCCTACTCCAGAATGTCTATGATCCAGTTACTCGGGAAG ATTCCGAACCAGTTTTGTAGCTCACACACTGCTGAAGAAATGGCTTTGTTGGCCTACAATCGCGCGCTCAAGCTCTCCTCACCAG GTTATCCGGTTGTTGGTGTGGGTTTTACTGGTACTTTGGCTACCTCACGTCCAAAACTCGGGGAGCACAg GCTTCACTTGTCAACAAGGACATCTGACAGACTCTGGGTATCAACGGTGACCCTTTCTAAG GGTTTACGAAATCGAGAGGAAGAAGATATGGTTGCAAGTAATCTTTTACTCAAG GCAATTGCAAATGCATGTAAAGTTCCCGGAACATTTGTTTCAGAGCTCACTGACTCCGAAGTACCTGATGAATGTGAAAAGCAGTTCAGTGAAGATGAAGAGTTGGAGCAACTTATAAATGGGCAAATATGCTTTAAGGTTTATCCGTTTTCGAGTG AGCCACACATGTCAACTGCAGAAAGGAAGATAATACTGTCTGGTTCTTTTAATCCATTACATGAAGGTCACATGAAGCTCTTGGAGGTTGCTACTAG CTTATGTGGCAATAGCTACCCATGCTTTGAAATATCAGCAGTCAATGCTGACAAACCTCCACTTTCAACATCACAAATCAAAGATCGTGTCAAGCAGTTTGAGAACATTG gAAAAACAGTAATTATATCCAATCAGCCATACTTTTATAAGAAAGCTGAAGTTTTCCCAGGCAGTGCTTTTGTGATTGGTGCTGACACAGCAGCAAGGCTGATTAAT CCCAAATACTATGACGGGAACTACAAGAAGATGCTGGAGATACTTATTGGATGCAAGAAAACAGGGTCCACTTTTCTCGTGGGTGGTCGTAATGTGGATGGTGTTTTCAAG GTTCTTGAAGATTTTGATATTCCAGAGGAGTTAAGAGATATGTTCATCTCAATACCAGAAGAGAAGTTCCGCATGGATTTATCCTCCACTGAAATTAGGAAACGACTTGAGAAGTAA
- the LOC117615110 gene encoding uncharacterized protein LOC117615110 isoform X2 encodes MDDAEGRREEKKTREGMIISTGLKTVVEAIHASPTQSVLYLSGGASQAVAWLLSVPGASSTVLEAVVPYSRMSMIQLLGKFCSSHTAEEMALLAYNRALKLSSPGYPVVGVGFTGTLATSRPKLGEHRLHLSTRTSDRLWVSTVTLSKGLRNREEEDMVASNLLLKAIANACKVPGTFVSELTDSEVPDECEKQFSEDEELEQLINGQICFKVYPFSSEPHMSTAERKIILSGSFNPLHEGHMKLLEVATSLCGNSYPCFEISAVNADKPPLSTSQIKDRVKQFENIGKTVIISNQPYFYKKAEVFPGSAFVIGADTAARLINPKYYDGNYKKMLEILIGCKKTGSTFLVGGRNVDGVFKVLEDFDIPEELRDMFISIPEEKFRMDLSSTEIRKRLEK; translated from the exons atGGATGATgctgaaggaagaagagaggagaagaaaacgAGGGAAGGTATGATAATCAGTACGGGACTGAAAACAGTAGTGGAAGCCATTCACGCAAGCCCCACGCAGTCCGTCCTCTATCTCTCTGGTGGAGCCTCtcag GCTGTTGCGTGGCTGCTATCCGTTCCTGGAGCCTCAAGCACAGTCCTCGAAGCCGTGGTGCCCTACTCCAGAATGTCTATGATCCAGTTACTCGGGAAG TTTTGTAGCTCACACACTGCTGAAGAAATGGCTTTGTTGGCCTACAATCGCGCGCTCAAGCTCTCCTCACCAG GTTATCCGGTTGTTGGTGTGGGTTTTACTGGTACTTTGGCTACCTCACGTCCAAAACTCGGGGAGCACAg GCTTCACTTGTCAACAAGGACATCTGACAGACTCTGGGTATCAACGGTGACCCTTTCTAAG GGTTTACGAAATCGAGAGGAAGAAGATATGGTTGCAAGTAATCTTTTACTCAAG GCAATTGCAAATGCATGTAAAGTTCCCGGAACATTTGTTTCAGAGCTCACTGACTCCGAAGTACCTGATGAATGTGAAAAGCAGTTCAGTGAAGATGAAGAGTTGGAGCAACTTATAAATGGGCAAATATGCTTTAAGGTTTATCCGTTTTCGAGTG AGCCACACATGTCAACTGCAGAAAGGAAGATAATACTGTCTGGTTCTTTTAATCCATTACATGAAGGTCACATGAAGCTCTTGGAGGTTGCTACTAG CTTATGTGGCAATAGCTACCCATGCTTTGAAATATCAGCAGTCAATGCTGACAAACCTCCACTTTCAACATCACAAATCAAAGATCGTGTCAAGCAGTTTGAGAACATTG gAAAAACAGTAATTATATCCAATCAGCCATACTTTTATAAGAAAGCTGAAGTTTTCCCAGGCAGTGCTTTTGTGATTGGTGCTGACACAGCAGCAAGGCTGATTAAT CCCAAATACTATGACGGGAACTACAAGAAGATGCTGGAGATACTTATTGGATGCAAGAAAACAGGGTCCACTTTTCTCGTGGGTGGTCGTAATGTGGATGGTGTTTTCAAG GTTCTTGAAGATTTTGATATTCCAGAGGAGTTAAGAGATATGTTCATCTCAATACCAGAAGAGAAGTTCCGCATGGATTTATCCTCCACTGAAATTAGGAAACGACTTGAGAAGTAA
- the LOC117615209 gene encoding receptor protein kinase-like protein ZAR1, protein MFYLVLVLLLLCNSHVLVGSLNDEGFALLSFKQSMTEDPEGSLSNWNSSDENPCTWNGITCKEQRVVSLSIPKKKLFGFLPSAMGSLSELRHVNLRNNKLYGSLPLEIFEALGLQSLVLYGNSLSGSVPNVIGKLKYLQSLDLSQNLFNGSVPSSIVQCKRLKTIDLSQNNFTGFLPDGFGTGFVSLEKLDLSFNKFSGSIPSDMGNLSSLQGTVDLSHNLFSGAIPASLGNLPEKVYIDLTYNNLSGPIPQNGALMNRGPTAFIGNPRLCGPPLKNPCSSGTPGASPPSSIPFLPDNIPPQDSDDNAGKSGKSRGLSKRAVIAIIVSDIIGICLVGLLFSYCYSRIWAFSKVKDENGYGIDKGGKGRKECLCFRKDESETLSENMEQYDLVALDAQVAFDLDELLKASAFVLGKSGIGIVYKVVLEEGLTLAVRRLGEGGSQRFKEFQTEVEAIGKLRHPNVVTLRAYYWSVDEKLLIYDYIPNGSLATAIHGKPGMISFTPLSWSIRLKIMKGIAKGLVYLHEFSPKKYVHGDLKPNNILLGQDMEPHISDFGLGRLANIAGGSPSLQSNRMATEKSQERQQKSAPTEATVISPSSNLGSCYQAPEALKVVKPSQKWDVYSYGVILLEMITGRLPIVQVGSSEMDLVHWIQLCIDEKKPLLDVLDPNLMQDVDKEEEIIAVLKIAMACVHSSPERRPIMRHISDALDRLATSSV, encoded by the exons atgttttatttggttttggtgCTTCTGCTGCTCTGCAACTCTCATGTCCTGGTGGGTTCTTTGAATGATGAAGGCTTTGCGCTTTTGTCGTTCAAGCAGTCCATGACGGAAGACCCAGAAGGGTCTCTGAGTAACTGGAACTCTTCTGATGAAAACCCCTGTACATGGAATGGGATTACATGCAAGGAACAAAGAGTTGTGTCTCTTAGCATTCCGAAGAAGAAactttttgggtttcttcctTCTGCCATGGGGTCTCTCTCTGAGCTCCGCCATGTAAATTTAAGAAACAATAAGTTATATGGAAGCTTGCCCCTTGAGATCTTTGAAGCCCTGGGGCTCCAAAGTTTGGTCCTTTATGGGAATTCCTTATCTGGGTCTGTACCAAATGTTATTGGTAAGCTCAAGTACCTTCAATCCTTAGATTTATCACAAAATTTATTCAATGGGTCAGTGCCCTCCTCAATTGTACAATGCAAGAGACTGAAGACCATCGATCTTAGTCAGAATAATTTCACTGGGTTTCTACCAGATGGGTTTGGAACTGGTTTTGTTTCTCTGGAAAAACTTGATCTTTCTTTCAATAAATTCAGTGGTTCAATTCCTAGTGATATGGGAAATTTGTCTAGCTTGCAAGGCACTGTTGATTTGTCTCATAATCTATTCTCCGGTGCAATCCCAGCTAGCCTTGGAAACCTTCCTGAGAAGGTTTACATTGATCTCACTTATAACAATTTAAGTGGTCCAATACCCCAAAATGGAGCTCTAATGAACAGAGGACCAACTGCCTTCATTGGGAATCCTCGTCTTTGTGGCCCCCCATTGAAGAACCCGTGTTCTTCAGGAACTCCAGGTGCAAGTCCGCCATCCTCAATTCCATTTCTGCCAGATAACATTCCCCCTCAGGATTCTGATGATAATGCTGGAAAGAGTGGGAAATCAAGAGGGTTAAGTAAGAGAGCTGTGATTGCAATAATAGTGAGTGATATAATTGGTATTTGCCTTGTTGGGCTGCTTTTCTCATATTGTTATTCCAGGATTTGGGCTTTTAGTAAGGTCAAGGATGAAAATGGGTACGGTATTGACAAGGGTGGTAAGGGAAGGAAGGAGTGCTTGTGCTTCAGGAAAGATGAATCGGAAACTTTATCAGAAAATATGGAGCAGTATGATCTAGTGGCATTGGATGCACAAGTGGCGTTTGATCTGGATGAGCTTCTAAAAGCATCTGCATTTGTTCTTGGAAAAAGTGGAATTGGAATTGTTTACAAAGTTGTGCTTGAAGAAGGACTTACCCTAGCAGTGAGACGATTGGGCGAAGGGGGCTCCCAGAGATTCAAGGAATTTCAGACGGAAGTAGAAGCAATTGGAAAGCTAAGGCATCCTAATGTCGTTACTCTGAGGGCTTATTACTGGTCTGTTGATGAAAAGCTGCTCATATACGACTATATACCTAATGGCAGTCTTGCCACTGCCATTCATG GGAAGCCGGGAATGATATCATTTACACCACTATCTTGGTCTATTCGGTTGAAAATCATGAAAGGAATTGCAAAAGGCTTGGTCTATCTGCACGAGTTTAGCCCTAAAAAATACGTCCACGGAGATTTGAAGCCGAATAACATACTACTTGGACAGGATATGGAGCCCCACATTTCTGATTTTGGACTTGGACGCCTTGCAAATATAGCCGGAGGGTCCCCGTCGCTTCAATCCAATCGAATGGCCACAGAAAAATCACAAGAAAGGCAACAAAAGAGTGCACCAACTGAAGCTACTGTAATTAGTCCGTCCAGTAACTTGGGATCTTGTTATCAGGCTCCAGAAGCTCTGAAAGTGGTGAAACCATCACAGAAGTGGGATGTCTATTCTTATGGGGTTATCTTACTTGAAATGATTACTGGCAGATTGCCAATAGTCCAGGTGGGTTCCTCAGAAATGGACCTAGTTCATTGGATTCAGCTCTGTATTGACGAGAAGAAGCCTCTTTTAGATGTTTTAGATCCAAATTTGATGCAAGACGTggataaagaagaagagattATTGCAGTTTTGAAGATTGCAATGGCTTGCGTTCATAGCAGCCCCGAAAGGAGACCAATAATGAGGCACATTTCTGATGCTTTGGACAGATTGGCTACATCTTCTGTTTGA
- the LOC117617494 gene encoding transcription factor PIF5-like, producing MTHRVPDWAATTTITTTTTEEGDSSKSFQYEDFGPLLDSVVPHHHPHPQTETETETDHDYSVWNINTSGASGATGAAEDHNHKCFQEIFEDLSNIQLEPTITPNAIFSSDKHFVCDFDKGELKTTSRFMETKSVSGEGIKPKRTRAAELHNMSERKRRKKIRGKLGALQQLIPNCNTGDDDSVDYAAD from the exons ATGACGCACCGAGTGCCCGACTGggccgccaccaccaccatcaccaccacgaCGACGGAAGAGGGTGATTCTTCTAAGAGTTTTCAATATGAAGATTTTGGTCCGCTTCTTGATTCTGTTGtccctcatcatcatccacaTCCCCAAACTGAAACTGAAACTGAAACTGATCATGATTATTCTGTTTGGAATATTAATACTAGTGGTGCTAGTGGTGCAACTGGAGCAGCAGAAGATCATAATCACAAGTgttttcaagaaatatttgaagACTTGTCCAATATTCAGCTTGAACCAACAATTACACCCAATGCTATTTTTTCATCCGACAAACACTTTGTATGTGATTTCGACAAGGGAGAACTAAAAACCACCTCTCGTTTTATG GAGACAAAATCAGTGTCTGGAGAGGGTATTAAGCCCAAAAGAACACGTGCTGCTGAACTACATAATATGTCCGAGAGG AAGCGTAGGAAGAAAATCCGGGGGAAGCTGGGGGCATTGCAGCAACTTATACCCAACTGTAACACG GGTGATGATGACTCTGTAGATTATGCTGCTGACTAG
- the LOC117615611 gene encoding auxin-responsive protein IAA32 codes for MPLVHLFLLATLIVSNALLLASINKYICTSQCCMWWEDIHIFLILMDPNASRFLFNPSTLQSVYYEAKENDGIIDLGLSLRALQPETYHPSEQLVSLQGYDDLIDWPQANLNLKNSSIIHPRNNPEDCDEVAEGVQSKERWAYVKVNMDGIIIGRKVCILDHSGYSSLAFQLEDMFGRQSVSGLRLFQTGSEFSLFYKDRDDNWRTVGDVQWREFVECVKRLRIARKNEALLSPSLKFN; via the exons ATGCCTTTGGTCCACTTATTCTTGCTGGCCACATTAATTGTCAGCAATGCTTTGCTGCTTGCTAGTATAAATAAGTATATCTGTACTAGCCAATGTTGTATGTGGTGGGAGGATATTCATATATTCTTAATCTTAATGGATCCCAATGCATCAAGGTTTCTCTTCAATCCCTCAACCCTGCAGTCAGTTTACTATGAAGCCAAAGAGAATGATGGCATAATTGATCTTGGTCTCAGCCTGAGAGCTCTGCAGCCTGAAACTTACCATCCATCTGAGCAGT TGGTAAGCTTGCAGGGATATGATGATTTGATAGATTGGCCACAGGCTAACCTGAATTTGAAGAATTCTAGCATTATACATCCGAGAAACAACCCAGAAGATTGTGATGAAGTGGCAGAGGGAGTTCAAAGCAAGGAGAGGTGGGCTTATGTGAAAGTGAACATGGATGGGATTATCATTGGCAGAAAAGTTTGTATACTTGATCATAGTGGTTACTCAAGTCTTGCATTTCAACTAGAAGACATGTTTG GTAGACAGTCCGTATCCGGGTTAAGGTTATTCCAGACTGGTTCCGAATTTTCACTTTTCTACAAGGACAGAGATGACAACTGGAGAACTGTTGGTGATGTTCAATGGAG GGAATTTGTAGAATGTGTGAAGCGGCTAAGGATTGCAAGAAAGAACGAAGCTCTTCTTTCCCCTTCTTTgaaatttaactaa